From a region of the Hypanus sabinus isolate sHypSab1 chromosome 2, sHypSab1.hap1, whole genome shotgun sequence genome:
- the plek2 gene encoding pleckstrin-2 translates to MQGETSVIREGFLVKRGHVVHNWKARWFVLSKDQLVYYKIEGGKKESRPRGIISLVGCTVHCPCLDYENRPLVIKLKAKNSVEHFLEASCREQRDSWAEDINSMIKASNPEHQKQPSSSDASFEVSTNICLSHLIREMKESNSGIKEMTNGEYGNTYKQCFAGSTVIDWLVSRNIAHSRSDAVTIASLLTEDDFIKPVGDKSTKARLNITSTEQFLDDSTALYCFARSLKKTDSPSDKIEIPHMDLSGKIVKQGFLMKQGHKRKNWKVRRFVLREDPSHLHYYDPCKEKNNEPVGGMSLRGCLVSALEDNGIPPGIKGNVQGNLFKIITTNDVHYYIQAGSHAERSEWIRAIKQVT, encoded by the exons ATGCAGGGAGAAACAAGTGTAATAAGAGAAGGATTCCTGGTCAAAAGG GGTCATGTTGTGCACAACTGGAAAGCACGCTGGTTTGTATTGTCAAAAGATCAACTTGTCTACTATAAAATTGAAGGAGGAAAGAAGGAGTCTCGTCCCAGGGGCATTATTTCCTTGGTAGGATGTACAGTCCATTGTCCCTGCCTGGATTATGAAAACAGACCG CTGGTGATAAAATTGAAGGCAAAGAATTCTGTAGAGCATTTCCTTGAAGCTTCCTGTCGTGAGCAACGAGATTCATGGGCTGAAGATATCAATAGCATGATCAAGGCCTCAAATCCAGAACATCAAAAGCAACCGAGTTCTTCAGATGCATCCTTTGAAGTTTCAACAAACATTTGTCTGAG TCACTTAATCAGGGAAATGAAAGAAAGCAACAGTGGGATCAAGGAGATGACAAATGGAGAATATGGGAACACTTACAAACAATGCTTCGCCG GTTCAACAGTGATTGACTGGCTGGTATCCAGAAACATAGCCCATTCCCGCTCGGATGCTGTTACTATAGCCTCCCTTCTAACTGAAGATGATTTCATCAAACCAGTTGGAGATAAAAGCACAAAAGCCAGATTGAATATCACCAGCACAGAGCAGTTCCTTGATGATTCCACAGCACTGTACTGTTTT GCAAGAAGTTTGAAGAAGACAGATAGTCCAAGCGATAAAATTGAAATACCACACATGGATCTCAGCGGCAAGATTGTTAAGCAAGGGTTTTTGATGAAACAG GGACACAAAAGAAAGAACTGGAAAGTGAGAAGATTTGTTCTGAGGGAAGATCCTTCACATCTACATTACTATGATCCCTGCAAG GAAAAAAATAATGAACCAGTTGGAGGCATGTCACTCCGAGGTTGCTTGGTATCTGCATTGGAAGACAATGGAATTCCACCAG GAATAAAGGGGAATGTTCAGGGCAACCTCTTCAAGATCATAACGACAAATGATGTGCATTATTATATACAAGCTGGCTCCCACGCGGAAAGATCTGAGTGGATTCGGGCAATCAAGCAAGTAACATAA